The Bacillota bacterium genomic sequence AAACCTGGCATATCCAGATTACTCGGTAAACTAATTACACACGGTAAACCCGGTATTATTGTAAACGGCAATTACATCGAAGGAAGCTGGAAAACGCCGGCAGAGATTAACGCAGAGTGCGATGCCGTGGTCATTCCTTCATCCTGGGGCATTAAAGCAGTTCGCGAATTCCGCAGGGATCCCCGCTTTCGGGCCGTTCCCCTGGTGGTCTTAAAGGGGAACAAGGAGTTTCTGCGCGCGGGGGCGGATATGTGCATCAAAAAGCTTAATCCTGGAGTTATAGAAGAAGCAACCGCTCTTTCCAGGCGCTACAGGGAATTCTGGAAAAAGGCCGAAATCGATTCAATGACCGGGCTGTTTAAAAAGGACTTCCTGCTGGAATGGATCGCCGAACAGGAGAGAAAACCGGAGCCCAACTTTTCTATTGCCATGATCGACATTGACCATTTCAAGTCCTTTAACGACACCTACGGCCATCAGGCAGGCGACGCCGTTCTGGCTTCCTTCGGGGCGTTCCTGAAAGCTCAGATCCGCTCCGTTGACGTGGCTGCCCGCTACGGGGGAGAAGAGTTTGTAATTGGACTGCCGAACACCCCGGTGAACGGAGCGCAGGTATTGATCGACAGGCTCCGTGAAAAGTGGTCTCAGCGCGATATAATTCTTCCTTCAGGAGAGAAAGTCAAGTGCACGTTCTCCGCGGGGGTAGCCGGGTATGAAAAGGGCAAGGACATTATCGCAGAGGCCGACAGGTTCCTGTATAAAGCCAAGAGTGAAGGCCGCAACCGCGTTGCAGGCGCTCAATTCCAAAAACTCAAGGTTTTGCTCCTGGGCCAGAAAGTATCCTCTCTCGGCCCGCTGCTTCTGGAGCAGGGGCTGGAAGTGGCGACCGATCCGGCTGACGCCACAGTTGTCGTTGCCGACGCCCAGGGATTCGGTTTCGCCCCGCCGGGCAAGCCTTTGGTGGTTCTGGGCACCGGCACGATAGCCGATTTCGCCATAAGAAAGTCAAGGCCGGACGCAAAGGTGGTCAAAGACCCCGAAAACGTGATTGAAGCCCTGCTTGAGATGCTTGAGAAGCCGAAGCCGATGAAAAACTTGAAAGTTCTCCCGGGTGGGCATTCCGACAGGGGCCAGTCTCTTGCGCTGCACAGCGCCCTTTATATTGTCTGCCCGTCGCGCCCCGGCCATGCGGGAGAGGTGGCCGCCCGGCTGGCCAGGGACATCGAGGACTGCGCCCTGGTCTGCGCCGCCCCGGAGAGCACGGCGGCTCTGGTCCTGGGAATCTCTGAGCGGGAGTTAATAACGTCAGACTGGAGAATCCCCGGTTCGAACGCTCCCCTCGGGTGGGGTGGGATAACCGTCTGGCCGGTCGACC encodes the following:
- a CDS encoding GGDEF domain-containing protein, with translation MRVLIISGAPEGITGYLASVGHDVKECLSTDLAPRMAGEFAPEAVIFSEDVAEIPPVGHREALREIVPLARVVLLAGRKNPIVPYAAALGVRDFVFLPAGPAEILHRLENPAKPEEAAEMLDKFDLQTKEEKQIAVQKEDKESHKTGLLGRAFGKKNQENDREGILKEETPDIEKTILYKSVTPQNSKPGISRLLGKLITHGKPGIIVNGNYIEGSWKTPAEINAECDAVVIPSSWGIKAVREFRRDPRFRAVPLVVLKGNKEFLRAGADMCIKKLNPGVIEEATALSRRYREFWKKAEIDSMTGLFKKDFLLEWIAEQERKPEPNFSIAMIDIDHFKSFNDTYGHQAGDAVLASFGAFLKAQIRSVDVAARYGGEEFVIGLPNTPVNGAQVLIDRLREKWSQRDIILPSGEKVKCTFSAGVAGYEKGKDIIAEADRFLYKAKSEGRNRVAGAQFQKLKVLLLGQKVSSLGPLLLEQGLEVATDPADATVVVADAQGFGFAPPGKPLVVLGTGTIADFAIRKSRPDAKVVKDPENVIEALLEMLEKPKPMKNLKVLPGGHSDRGQSLALHSALYIVCPSRPGHAGEVAARLARDIEDCALVCAAPESTAALVLGISERELITSDWRIPGSNAPLGWGGITVWPVDPLKFLNVRDVSPNALVESIKPKFPLVIVDCAGSLDIAGRVSRSDGIVVLH